In the Arachis ipaensis cultivar K30076 chromosome B10, Araip1.1, whole genome shotgun sequence genome, one interval contains:
- the LOC107623247 gene encoding pentatricopeptide repeat-containing protein At5g39350: MNRAIKVSNKDKSFGSLVAKCESLLRRYSASHLLSETKKLHAFILTLGLLSSSDFCSMLSTSYAQCSHASYASHLFDNLPRRSLFSWNTMMRMYVQIGRPRNALNLFAEMLDSDHVAPDNFTYPIVIKGCSDLSLFDMGVGVHGRTLRVGFDSDTFVQNSLLAMYMNAGEKEAAQLVFDLMQQRTVVSWNTMINGYFRNNCAELALRMYNRMMDVGVEPDCASVVSVLPACGLLKNVKLGKEVHLLVKEKGFLENMTVRNALLDMYFKCGHMKEAWKLVNGIKEKDVVAWTTLINGYMISGDARSALVLCPMMQCEGVKPNSVTITSLLSACGSLASLKHGKCLHAWAIRHWLDSEVHVETSLIDMYAKCACGNLSYKLFMKTSKKRTPVWNAVLSGFIHNGLAREAIELFKQMLANDVQPDNVTFNSMLPAYAILADLQQAMNMHCYLIKLGFLSRLEVASILVDIYSKCGSLGYAHQVFNIIPMTEKDIIIWSGIISAYGKHGHGEMAVSLFNQMVQSGVKPNQVTFTSVLHACSHAGLVDEGLSLFKFMLKQHHAIPNVDHYTCIIDLLGRAGRLNDAYSLIRTMPITPNHAAWGALLGACVVHENVELGEVAARWAFELEPENTGNYVLLAKLYAAVGRWRDAEQVRDMVNEVGLRKLPAHSLVEVRNL; the protein is encoded by the coding sequence ATGAATAGGGCAATTAAGGTTTCAAATAAAGACAAGAGCTTTGGGAGCCTTGTAGCGAAGTGTGAATCGCTATTGCGAAGATATTCAGCATCTCACTTACTTTCTGAGACCAAAAAGCTTCATGCCTTCATCCTCACCCTTGGCCTTCTCTCCtcttctgatttttgctcaatgcTTTCCACAAGCTACGCCCAATGCAGCCATGCTTCCTATGCATCCCACCTGTTTGATAATTTGCCCCGACGGAGCTTGTTCTCCTGGAACACCATGATGAGGATGTATGTTCAAATCGGAAGACCCCGCAATGCTCTTAACTTGTTTGCCGAAATGCTTGATTCGGACCATGTTGCGCCTGACAATTTCACATACCCAATAGTCATCAAGGGTTGTAGTGATTTGTCCTTGTTTGATATGGGTGTTGGAGTTCATGGTCGGACATTGAGGGTCGGGTTTGATTCGGACACATTTGTCCAGAACTCTTTGCTGGCGATGTATATGAATGCTGGGGAGAAAGAGGCAGCCCAGCTGGTTTTTGACTTGATGCAGCAACGAACTGTGGTGTCTTGGAATACAATGATTAACGGGTACTTTCGGAATAATTGTGCTGAGTTAGCATTGAGGATGTATAATAGAATGATGGATGTGGGTGTAGAGCCTGATTGTGCAAGTGTGGTTTCAGTACTGCcagcttgtgggcttttgaaaAATGTGAAGCTTGGGAAAGAGGTTCATTTGTTAGTTAAGGAAAAGGGTTTCTTGGAAAATATGACAGTCAGGAATGCATTGCTGGACATGTATTTTAAGTGTGGTCATATGAAAGAGGCATGGAAATTAGTGAATGGGATCAAGGAGAAGGATGTGGTGGCATGGACAACTTTGATAAATGGATACATGATTAGTGGCGATGCAAGAAGTGCTTTGGTGCTTTGTCCGATGATGCAGTGCGAAGGAGTGAAACCAAATTCAGTAACTATTACTTCTCTACTATCAGCCTGTGGCAGTTTGGCTTCTTTGAAACATGGCAAGTGCTTACACGCATGGGCAATAAGGCATTGGCTTGATTCAGAGGTTCATGTGGAAACATCCTTGATTGACATGTATGCGAAATGCGCCTGTGGCAATCTCAGCTATAAACTGTTCATGAAAACCTCTAAAAAGAGAACACCCGTGTGGAATGCGGTTCTATCTGGGTTCATACACAATGGCCTTGCAAGAGAAGCAATAGAACTTTTTAAACAAATGTTAGCGAATGACGTACAACCTGACAACGTAACCTTTAATAGTATGCTTCCTGCATATGCTATTCTTGCCGACCTACAACAGGCAATGAACATGCATTGTTACCTTATAAAGTTGGGATTTCTTTCCAGACTTGAAGTAGCAAGTATTCTAGTCGATATATACTCCAAGTGTGGTAGTTTAGGATATGCTCACCAGGTTTTTAATATAATTCCTATGACAGAAAAGGATATTATCATTTGGAGTGGAATAATTTCTGCATATGGAAAACACGGGCATGGTGAAATGGCTGTTTCACTTTTCAATCAAATGGTACAGTCTGGAGTGAAACCGAATCAAGTTACTTTCACCTCTGTTCTGCATGCTTGCAGCCATGCAGGTTTGGTTGATGAGGGTTTGTCTTTGTTCAAGTTTATGCTTAAACAACATCATGCTATTCCCAATGTTGATCATTATACTTGCATAATTGATCTTCTTGGTCGTGCTGGTCGACTCAATGATGCATATAGCCTTATTAGAACAATGCCTATAACACCTAACCACGCTGCTTGGGGTGCACTACTTGGTGCTTGTGTGGTTCATGAGAATGTTGAACTGGGAGAGGTAGCTGCAAGGTGGGCTTTCGAGCTCGAGCCTGAAAACACTGGAAATTATGTATTGTTGGCCAAACTTTATGCTGCAGTGGGAAGGTGGAGAGATGCAGAGCAGGTAAGAGATATGGTTAATGAGGTGGGATTAAGAAAACTACCAGCACACAGTTTAGTTGAGGTCAGAAATTTGTGA